The region CTCCCCGAGATATCCGAAGTGCTGGGCAAGGTCCAGGGCTCTGAGCTGACGAGGCTGAGGTATCTCAACCCTCTTCTGGATGATTTGACTGCTCTGGAAGGCCGTCCCATTATCCATGCCCCCTTCGTGAGAGGCGATTCAGGAACGGGTATGGTGCACTGTGCCCCAGGTCATGGTTTTGACGATTACCTGGCCTGCGAAGCTCTGGGAATCCCAGCAGTTTCACACGTGGACAATGAAGGTCGCTTCACCGATAAGGCTTACCCCAGGAACCCTGATTTACTCGGGGGAATTCCCGTCCTGGAAGGCGGTAGTGACGCCGTGTTGGACTTGCTTGGCAACGAAAATGGGTACATTCTCAAGGTCAAATATTACAAGCACAAGTACCCATATGACTGGCGGACGaagaagcccatcatcatccgcgCCACAGCTCAGTGGTTTGCCGATGTGGGGAGCATCAAGGAGCAAGCCCTGGCTGCGCTTGAGGAGGTGCGTTTTGTGCCCGAGACTGGAAAGAACAGACTCGAGGCTTTTGTCAAGGGCCGGAGCGAATGGTGCATTTCGCGTCAACGATCCTGGGGTGTGCCCATCCCGGCTCTGTATGATGCGAATGGCAATGCGGTCGTGACTGATGAGAGCATTGACCACATCATCTCTGTGATCAGGGAAAGGAAGATTGATGCCTGGTGGTTTGATGATGCCCATGACCCTGCGTGGTTACCGGAGTCACTGCGCGATCGGGCGGCTGAGTTCCGCCGTGGTCAAGACACCATGGACGTCTGGTTTGACAGTGGTAGCAGCTGGACCCAGACGGACAAGCAAGCTGATGTGTACCTCGAGGGTAGTGATCAACATCGCGGGTGGTTCCAGTCGTCTCTTCTGACCCGGGTTGCTGCCATGGTTGCTCAGGACGCTCCAGGAGGGTCATCAACTACCAATACTCTTGGTCTTTCACCTTTCAAAACACTCATCACTCACGGATTTACACTGGATAAGGACGGCAAGAAGATGTCCAAGTCTCTCGGGAACATCATCTCTGCCAATGAGGTTATGGACGGCTCGCTTCTTTTTGAGCCACCCCAGCCTGGTCAACCACAAGGCAGAAAGAACCGCGAACCAGAAGCGCTGGGCCCGGATGCTCTGCGCCTTTGGATTGCAACCAGTGACTACACAGGCGATATCATTCTAGGCAAGCCAGTTCTCCGGACTGTCCATCAAGTCCTGCTCAAGTACcgcaccatcatcaagatgTTCACCGGAAGCATGCAGCCTGATGCCCGCACAGCCCCCTTAACAGTGGCCGATCACATTGCGTTGATCCAGCTCAAGGACGTCATGCAAGAAGTCGGCAAGTACTACGACAACTACGAGTTCAACAAGGCGCAAGCGGCCCTCAGCCGCTGGGTTGTCAATGACGTGTCGGCTTTCTACCTGGAGACACTCAAGGACAGACTATACTGCGGTGACTCTGGCGGCGTTTTGGAGCCCATCTTCAACGGCCTGTTGAGAATGCTGGCGCCCGTCACGCCCGTGCTTGTCGAAGAGGCATGGGAGTACCGCCCTCAGTGGATGAAGGATGATGCTTCTCTTGTTCACCCTCTCAAGCAGCTTTATGACGCCCCGCTTATTGAACCTGTTAGACTTAGTTACGATGAGAAGACCATCCGGGAGAGCATCCCTGCTATTATGGCTGCGCATGGCGCCATCAAGGCTGCTTCGGAGCGGGCGAGATTGGACAAGGTGCTCGGCTCGTCGCTGGGGTGCTCGGTTGTGTTGGTGTCTCATGCTGAGGGTGGGTTGGCTGTTTTGGAACGGTTCAAGGATGAGCTGGATGCCATGTTTGTGGTTTCGGCGGTGGATATTGTTCAGTCTAACGGAGGCGAGACGCtcaaggaggttgagggggcgGAGTGGAAGTATAGTGAGGTGTTTGACGTCGGTGGGAAGGCTCATACGGCGTATGTTCTGCCTCCGAAGCAGCATAAATGTCCCCGGTGCTGGAGGTATGTTGCGCCGGTGGAGGATGCGCTTTGCGGGAGGtgtggggaggttgttgaggcgCGGGCTGGTGAGGCTGCCAAAGAGGTGTAAATAGATGAGATACTCGTTCTCTTGAAGAGCCACAGGAATTGTAAGATATGTACAATACATCACTTGACCGCACAACCCTGACTTTGTGAACGGGGAGCTCGAGCTTAGACCCTAGACTCGAGCTGCCGCCGGCAAATCGTCCCCATCGATAAGACCCTTGGCAGCCAATTGTGGGGCACAACTTTTTCTTATCGAACCTTTCTTCGATGCAGTTTCTCGAAAATTGTTTGCAGGCATTCACTTTTCAACAGCTTCGCGCGCGCAGACATTCCCAAGTGTTGCGACAGTACCACGTCGCCAATTGATTTAATTTACAGACAGTCATGGATATCCTCAAAATCCTCTCCCGAGGCACAAAGCCAAACCCGAAAAACCAAACCGCAAAGGGTTCAGCCGCCGCAGTCGCAGCCACAGCAAAGCTCCCCTCCGCCGGCGCGGTCCCCCACCCGCAGCTCTTCAACGACCCGGtgtcttcctcctcgagggggaagaagaggaagaggaagaataAGAGTGGTGATAGAGATGCTGAAGATGACGGGCCGGGaaacgacgacgaggacggcCTAAGCGACGTCGACTTTTTCGCGCCGCCCAAGCCCAGGACTGAGGCTGTTCAGCAACACAatgaagaggatggagaagaccaaaagaaaaagaagaacaaaaagcGCAAGGTCAAGACGCTGGACGAGGACGAATGCAAGCAGATTTTGAGGTCGCACAGGTTAAAATTTACGTTGCTGTCCGAGtcggttggtggtgttgctgagtTGGAGGCGCGGGCGGtagaggggaagaaggagaagaagaaaaagtcgaaggagggaggggaggaagagggcaaGGAAAAGGGGCCCAAAAAGGGAAAACTTGCGCAACTCTGGCCCCAGCCTTTGACTGCGTTTGGGCAGCTGAAGTATGATTATGGGATCAATCAGACTTTGGCAGATAATATTACACGACAGGGGTTTAAAGTCCCCACGGAAGTGCAGATGGGCGCGCTGCCGCTTTTGTTGCAGCCGGGGACGGCGCTGGGGGAtaaggagatggagaagggggtggacTTTTTGGCTGTTGCGCCGACGGGGAGTGGGAAGACGATTACGTTTTTGATTCCGGCTATTGAGGGGGTTTTGAAGGctaggggggaggtgaatgagggggaagaggtcaAGAATGAGCTGAGGGCGATTGTGGTTGCGCCTACGAGGGAGTTGGCGAGTCAGATTGTGAATGAGGGGAGGAAGTTGGCTATTGGgacgggggtgagggttgtgttgatgaagagggggttgagatTGCAGGCAGAGGGTGGAGCGgagaaggctgaggaggatagTGACTctgaggatgaagaggagaagccaGAGGAGGCAGAGCACGAccaggacgaggatgaggaagacaAGGAAGAcaatgacgaggaggatggcgacgacaagaaaaaagatcAGAAAGAAAAACCTCTGGCGAGAGTCGATATCCTCGTTACCACCCCGAaaatcctcctcaacttTCTGTCTGACGACGGCAAGCTCACCAACTCCAAGAGAACCCTCCCCACAGTCCGaagcctcatcctcgacgaaGCCGACGTCCTCCTCGACCCCATCTTCCGCAAGCAAACCATGGCCATCTGGAAGTCTTGCGTTCACCCCGACGTAGCCCTGACCTGCTGGTCAGCAACAATGGCCTCTAACATCGAA is a window of Podospora pseudopauciseta strain CBS 411.78 chromosome 1, whole genome shotgun sequence DNA encoding:
- the ISM1 gene encoding isoleucine-tRNA ligase (EggNog:ENOG503NWDK; BUSCO:EOG092609JB; COG:J), giving the protein MSKSWQPTLRLPKSSFPNRPRLHERMQYILRCTDDFYEWQAANRPADNEFLLHDGPPYANGELHAGHALNKILKDMINRVKVQQGRRVKYVPGWDCHGLPIEMKVVEAAEGGKKMSPGGIRKAARKLASSTVKAQMNSFKSYAVMADWENRWTTMDTEFEIRQLRLFQKMARRGLIYRKHKPVYWSPSSATALAEAELEYNEAHVSKSAWVRLPIVSGWQEVISGLEGVDKDAKLYAVIWTTTPWTLPANQAIAVRDDMTYSIVRFADYEGLHLVSIPEGSAGGDLPEISEVLGKVQGSELTRLRYLNPLLDDLTALEGRPIIHAPFVRGDSGTGMVHCAPGHGFDDYLACEALGIPAVSHVDNEGRFTDKAYPRNPDLLGGIPVLEGGSDAVLDLLGNENGYILKVKYYKHKYPYDWRTKKPIIIRATAQWFADVGSIKEQALAALEEVRFVPETGKNRLEAFVKGRSEWCISRQRSWGVPIPALYDANGNAVVTDESIDHIISVIRERKIDAWWFDDAHDPAWLPESLRDRAAEFRRGQDTMDVWFDSGSSWTQTDKQADVYLEGSDQHRGWFQSSLLTRVAAMVAQDAPGGSSTTNTLGLSPFKTLITHGFTLDKDGKKMSKSLGNIISANEVMDGSLLFEPPQPGQPQGRKNREPEALGPDALRLWIATSDYTGDIILGKPVLRTVHQVLLKYRTIIKMFTGSMQPDARTAPLTVADHIALIQLKDVMQEVGKYYDNYEFNKAQAALSRWVVNDVSAFYLETLKDRLYCGDSGGVLEPIFNGLLRMLAPVTPVLVEEAWEYRPQWMKDDASLVHPLKQLYDAPLIEPVRLSYDEKTIRESIPAIMAAHGAIKAASERARLDKVLGSSLGCSVVLVSHAEGGLAVLERFKDELDAMFVVSAVDIVQSNGGETLKEVEGAEWKYSEVFDVGGKAHTAYVLPPKQHKCPRCWRYVAPVEDALCGRCGEVVEARAGEAAKEV
- the ROK1 gene encoding RNA-dependent ATPase rok1 (COG:A; EggNog:ENOG503NUDA); amino-acid sequence: MDILKILSRGTKPNPKNQTAKGSAAAVAATAKLPSAGAVPHPQLFNDPVSSSSRGKKRKRKNKSGDRDAEDDGPGNDDEDGLSDVDFFAPPKPRTEAVQQHNEEDGEDQKKKKNKKRKVKTLDEDECKQILRSHRLKFTLLSESVGGVAELEARAVEGKKEKKKKSKEGGEEEGKEKGPKKGKLAQLWPQPLTAFGQLKYDYGINQTLADNITRQGFKVPTEVQMGALPLLLQPGTALGDKEMEKGVDFLAVAPTGSGKTITFLIPAIEGVLKARGEVNEGEEVKNELRAIVVAPTRELASQIVNEGRKLAIGTGVRVVLMKRGLRLQAEGGAEKAEEDSDSEDEEEKPEEAEHDQDEDEEDKEDNDEEDGDDKKKDQKEKPLARVDILVTTPKILLNFLSDDGKLTNSKRTLPTVRSLILDEADVLLDPIFRKQTMAIWKSCVHPDVALTCWSATMASNIEALVTKHLSKRAKHFNISRPLIRLVVGLKDTAVPNVTHKLIYTATEQGKLLALRQLLHPASSSDSGPPLRPPFIVFTQTIDRAKALHKELQFDIPLEAGGQARIAVLHSSLSDQIRSKIMTKFRMGEVWVLITTDVLARGVDFAGVNGVVNYDVPTSAAGYVHRAGRTGRAGREGGVAVTFYTKEDIPFVKSVANVIAASEKQAGKAGSGEESVKKWLLDALPKVAKEDKRKLKVRGVEARRAGGKEASITTQSSWERRKENNKRQAIEASKKRKRMALQAEKQGGGKKKDDDGEEWGGLDD